The DNA sequence CGGTCCTGAGTTTCCAGACGAAGTGACAGCGGTAATGCCCTTATCGACTGCCTTATTCAAGGCCAGGCTAATGGGCAGGTCCGGGCCATTGACACTGTTGCCGAGCGATAGATTCAGGATGTCGACTTTATCCTTTATGGCCTGTTCAATGGCTGCAATCACCTGCTCTGTTGTACCCGCACCGCCTGGACCGAGCGCACGGTAGGCAATAATCTTTGCATCTGGCGCCACTCCCCTCATTTTGCCATTGGCTGCAATCACTCCTGCTACATGGGTACCGTGAAAAGTATCCTCTCCTGCCGTCCTCACCGTTTCCATCGGATCATCATCCTGGTCCACCAGGTCACGCCCTCCGGCGTAATTCCTCCGCAGGTCCGGATGATTATAATCAATTCCCGTATCAATCACACCGATTGTAACACCCTTCCCCGACAGCCGCTCCCCCTTTTCATCAAACAGCCCCCTGACTGTATGACTCCCAATCAGGCTGATGCCATCCTCACTTTCTGCCTGATAAGAGACCGCCTGGGATATGGTTTGGACTTCCTCTTCTTTGGCAAGCCGGTCCAGCGATTTGACCGGACCCTTTACTGAAAAACCGTTCAATGCCTCCTGGAAACTTTGCCTAAGAATTAAATCCGGGTACTGCCGGAGAAGGATATTCCGATCCTGTTCGGTTTGCCCTTCTTTCATCAGGACAATTGCCACACGCTCTGCATCCTCCGGTTCAGCCGGAAGCGGAGGGATTTGTAATGTCCTTGCATTCACATGAGGACTGAGCATAAGCGCAAACAGACTGATGATGAGGAAGATTTTTTTCATGGGAGGCTCCTTTCGGCATTTTTCCTTATGGTTTGTCTTGAAGGGCGGGAGTATTCAGGAGGTTTTCGAGGTCCTCCCAGTTTTCTTCCGAGGGGGAATGGTATAGGCGGTTTTTGGTGGTGCCGGAGGATTGGAGGTTGAGTGAAGACAGAAATTTATAAATATTCTTTTTGGAATCGTATATAGGAAATTCCTGCATTGCTGGCTGGTAATGGAGTTTTCCAGCAATAGAAAATAGTCGAGAATAGCGCGGATGTGGGCATTTTTCGACTCGCCGGAGCACGCTTGGCAAATCCATCCGCCATACATTCGGGACATTGAATACTGCTCGCACCCAGGACATTGGATTCCGCGGATGATTTCTTCAGGCGAAATTTTATATGATTCCAGGATAGATGTAAAAAGTGGATCGTGGTTTTTCAGCAGTAATCTTTTCACTTTGTTCAGCTCTTTGCTGCTAAGAATTAGTGAAGGAGAGGAAAGTTCTAGTTTTTCCAGCTTGCCAGGCAGCTGTTCTGCATGGATCAAGGTTTTGTAAATGTGTTCATTACCTGGGTTGGTTTTGATGATCGTGGAATTGGAACTGATGATGACCAGCAGCTCGATCGGCAGTTCTGGAAGTTTCATCTTCTCCATCCAACCTTGCAGCTGAACTTTATGCCGCTGGACTTGAAGCAGTGGATTGGAAAACCCGTCCTCCCCTTTGCTGGACTGTCTGATTACTTGCTGGGAGTGCTTTTCAAAAAATAGCGTGCCGGAAATGTTCTTGATTTCAGCTGCTGTGATAAATGAGGGAGCAAGTATGAGGGTATCTATCTGGAAAGGATGCTGATGCACTAAACGGAGGCCATGAAATATGAGATATTCATCCGGCAGGAAGGAGAGGTGGTAGTCTACATTCTTTTCTCCGCGGTAACCGGCGCGGCGCTTGATGAGGTCCTGTTCAATCAGGGGGATTTTCGGATGATTGGGCGGCAATCTTCTCAACAATGCCTCAAGCTGCCTGATTTTTAAAGGAACGACTCTTTTTTTGGCAATCATATGGGCATTCACCTCTTGGGATCGTATAGTTTTGAGAATGTATTCGTGTTTCTGAGGCATAAATCCTCCTCCAGGTGGTAAAATCTTCTCTGAATCTCCGAACACCATTAATGATTATTCCCATTTTTTAAGTGATTCGCCCTACTATTCCATTTATTCGCCCCAGATCTGCGGTGATTCCACCCACTTTCCGGTTTAATATTTCCATCTTGCATTTATCGCCAAAAACCATATGCCATTTTAAGTGAATCGCCCTACTTTCTTATTTATTCGCCCCAGATTTGCGGTGATTCCACCTACTTTCCGGTTTAATTTTTCCATCTTACATTTATCGCCAAAAACCACATGCCATTTTAAGTGATTCGCCCTACTTTCTTATTTATTCGCCCCAGATTTGCGGTGATTCCACCCACTTTCGGGTTAATTTTTCCACCTTACATTTATCGCCAAAAACCACATGCCATTTTAAGTGATTCGCCCTACTTTCTTATTTATTCGCCCCAGATCTGCGGTGATTCCACCCACTTTCCGGTTTAATTTTTCCGCATTACATTTACCGCTAACAAAACAACTAAAAAAACCAGCCGCATTTCCGCGGCCGGTCCCATTAATTCGGATTATAATCTTCCGGTCTTTCTTCTGTCTGTTTGAAATAGTAACGGATGGCTTCTCCGATCCGGGCAGAGGCGTTTCCGTCTCCGTACGGGTTGGTGGCTTTGGCCATTTTTTCGTAGGCTGCCCGGTTTGTGAGAAGTTCTGTTGCCATTTCATAGATCGGCTGTTCTTCAACACCGGCAAGCTTGAGAGTGCCGGCATCAATTCCTTCAGGCCTTTCTGTTGTATCACGCAGGACAAGCACAGGAACGCCGAGTGACGGAGCTTCTTCCTGTACTCCGCCTGAATCGGTAAGGATCAGCTCTGCCCTGGAGGCGAAGTTATGGAAGTCAATAACATCCAGCGGCTCGATCAAGTGAATGCGCGGGTCATTTCCAAGGATTTCGTCCGCCACTTCCCTTACAGCCGGGTTCAAGTGGACAGGATATACCACTTGAATATCCTGCTGCTCTTCCACGATCCGCTTGATTGCCTTGAACATATTCCTCATCGGCTGACCAAGGTTTTCACGGCGGTGGGCCGTCAGGAGGACAAGTCTGTCATGGCCAAGCTTTTCAAGCACTTCATGCGAGTAGGCATCCTTGACGGTCGTTTTCAGTGCATCGATGGCTGTGTTGCCTGTCACAAAGATGCTTTCATTTTTCTTGTTTTCCCGGAGAAGGTTTTCTGCAGACATGGCTGTAGGCGAGAAGTGGATATCCGCCATGACGCCTGTCAGCTGGCGGTTCATTTCTTCCGGGAACGGAGAGTACTTATTCCATGTACGCAGACCTGCTTCCACGTGGCCAACCGTGATCTGGTTGTAGAAAGCAGCAAGGCTTGCGATGAAAGTCGTCGTTGTATCACCGTGGACAAGGACGATATCAGGCTTCGCTTCCTTCATGACCTTATCAAGGCCTTCAAGCCCTCTGGTCGTTACATCGACCAGCGTCTGGCGGTCTTTCATGATATTCAGGTCATAATCAGGCGTGATGCTGAAGATACCCAGCACCTGGTCAAGCATTTGGCGGTGCTGCGCCGTAACCGTAACGATCGATTCAAAGTGTTCCGGGTGCTTCTGAAGTTCAAGGACGAGCGGAGCCATCTTGATGGCTTCCGGCCTTGTCCCGAAAATAGTCATGACTTTAATAGGACGATTCATGTAAGACACCTCTTCTTATTTAGTTCCAAACAAACGGTCGCCAGCGTCGCCAAGGCCTGGTACAACATAGCCTTTTTCGTTCAGCTTTTCGTCAAGTGCAGCAATGTAGATGTCTACGTCTGGATGTGCTTCTTTCACTGCTTCCACACCTTCAGGGGCAGCAACCAGGCACATGAATTTAATGTTTTTTGCGCCGCGTTTTTTCAGGGAATGCATCGCTTCAATGGCAGATCCGCCTGTCGCAAGCATTGGATCGACTACGATGAAGTCCCTTTCCTCTACATCGCTTGGCAGCTTGGCATAGTATTCAACCGGCTGAAGTGTTTCCGGATCGCGGTAAAGGCCGATATGCCCTACCTTGGCAGCAGGGATCAGCTTTAAGATGCCGTCCACCATGCCGATTCCCGCACGCAGGATTGGCACGATTCCAAGCTTTTTGCCGGAAAGGACATTTGATTTTGTTACGCTGACAGGAGTTTCAATTTCTATTTCTTCCAAAGGCATGTCGCGTGTGATTTCAAAGGCCATAAGTGTTGCGACCTCATCAACCAGTTCGCGGAACTCTTTCGTGCCAGTGTTTTTTTCTCTGATGTATGTAAGCTTGTGCTGAATGAGCGGGTGATCAAAGACGTATACTTTTGCCATTGAAAATCTCTCCTTTATTCTTCGCTATGTTTCGTTTACACTTCGTCTAATTTTACAGAAAAATAAATGCAAGGGCAACTGAGAGCAGAAATTGTTAATAATTCGTAATGAGTCTTCGCTGCTCTCCGCAAAAAGAGCCCCCCGCAAAGGAAGGCCCTCCATTTTAAAGCTCTTTATAAAGGATGAATCTGCCTGTGAGTTCCTCAACACGGCTGCTTGCTTCTGCAAGCTTTGCTTCGTCTTCATGGTTCTTGAGGGTGAAGGCAATCAGGGATGCGATTTCCTTCATCTCTTTCTCGCCGAAGCCGCGGGAAGTAACTGCAGCTGTTCCGATGCGGATGCCGCTGGTAACAAACGGGCTTTCCGGATCGAATGGAATCGTATTTTTATTAACAGTGATGCCAATTTCATCAAGCACCTTTTCAGCCACTTTGCCTGTCAGGCCAAGGGAGCGGAGATCGATCAGAAGAAGGTGATTGTCCGTACCGCCGGAAACGAGGTCGATGCCTTCCTCTTTCAGTCCTTCTCCCAGTGATTTAGCGTTATTAATGATACTTTGCGCATAATCCTTGAAGCTGTCCTGCAGTGCTTCGCCGAATGCGACAGCCTTGGCTGCAATCACGTGCATCAATGGGCCGCCCTGGATGCCAGGGAAGATAGACTTATCGATCTTCTTCGCGAATTCTTCACGGCAAAGGATCATGCCGCCGCGCGGTCCGCGCAATGTTTTATGTGTAGTGGTTGTTACAAAGTCAGCATATGGCACAGGATTTTGGTGGAGTCCCGCTGCGACCAGGCCGGCAATATGGGCCATGTCGACCATCAGGTAAGCACCGACTTCATCGGCGATTTCCCGGAAACGCTTGAAGTCGATTTCACGCGGATAGGCACTTGCACCGGCTACAATCAGCTTCGGCTTATGCTCGCGCGCTTTTTCAAGGACATCATCATAATTGATTCGGTGCGTTTCTTTATCCACCCCGTATTCAACAAAGTTGTACTGGATGCCTGAAAAGTTGACAGGGCTGCCGTGGGTGAGGTGTCCGCCATGGGACAGGTTCATGCCTAGGACAGTATCCCCTGTTTCAAGGATCGTGAAATAAACAGCCATATTCGCCTGCGCGCCTGAGTGAGGCTGGACATTGGCATGCTCTGCCCCGAAAATCTGCTTCGCACGGTCGCGCGCCAGATTTTCCGTCACATCGACATGCTCGCAGCCGCCATAATAGCGTCTGCCCGGATAGCCTTCGGCGTATTTATTGGTCAATACAGACCCTTGCGCTTCCATCACCGCTTCACTGACAAAATTCTCGGAAGCTATTAATTCGATCTTCGTTCTCTGGCGCTTCAATTCATCCTGAATCGATTGAAAAACCTGCTCATCCTGCTGTGCTAAATGCTTCATTGTAATCCTCCCTTTTTGAAAAACTACATATGTATGCTTTTTTTTGTAAAATCCTCTTACATTCTATCATGTTTTGGTTTTAAAAAGGAACCCAACTTCAACACCCCGCCAAAAACAGGCGGGGCTCTTTGATTATTCCGTCCAGTTCCAGTAATCCATCTCGCCAAGCTGGGCGCCGCGCAGCTCTTTTACCTCTCTCAGCTTCAGCAGCTCCTTGACTGGCCCCGTTACAACAGCTCCGTATACCTGAAAGCCATTTTCTTTCAGATAAGCATGCCTTTCTTCAAGATAGCCTAGTCCGAGGAATCTCTCATAATAGCTTTTCCGCTCTTCTTTTAGAAGCTTCTCCATCTGTCCGAGCATCAGCTCCTTATTTCTGCCGAGCATTTCCTGTGTAAACTCGTATTCACTTTCTGACATGCGGTCATTGCTGATTTCCCTTCCGCCCGTCAAACCGAAGGCAGGAATCGGAGAAATGGAATTGCCGCCGCTGCCTTTGTTTCCTTTAAAAGTCTTTAATTCCCCTGTATACAAAGGCATCCACAGGACATCCAAGTCATACGGCTCAAGGAGAGCGAAGAGCTCCTCCGGCTCCATAAACCGGTCTGTCGAAAAAGCTGCCTCTGCCACCGTTCCCTCATGAACCTTATCCAAGGCCTCCCAAATGCCATTATCGTCCTCGGCATCCAGTTTCCCTCCTGTCTTCGGGTCTTCAGGAAAGTAGAAACGGAAACCCCCTTCCTGATCTGGCTGATAATAGGAAAGCGTGCGCGCCGAATAGCTGTTCAATAACCCTTTCCTGATCTGCATTTCACCCGCTGGCTGTTCTTCTTTGCCGACTCGCCTTGTTACAGGATAAGAAATCTTCTGTGTGAAAAATGGTGTGATTTCCGACTGTGCGAATCCGCCAAAGTCTTTATGGATATTCGGCTGGGTCCAATCCATCGCCAGCTGGGTGTAAAAAATATGTTTCCGATCCAGGTGCAGGCTGTCATAGCTGATTGTGACGGCCAGCATATATATCCAGAAGATAAATAATGCAGCAATCAGGACTTTGACTACTCGGAAAGTCAGGGCAAAACGGTATTTCGTCAGGATTTTCTTTTCTTTATCAGGGCTCCAGTCTGCCATCCTTTTTCCATCCTTTCTTTTCTGCGATTACAGCGAGCTTTTTCCTGGCACGATGAAGATCAACCTTCACCTGGCTTTCTGTCAGGTCAAGCGCTTCCTGTATTTCCTTATAGCTGAAATGCTCATATTCTCTTAAATAGAGGACCGTCCGGTATTTTTCCGGCAGCAGCCTCAGCATGTCAGCGGCGTCCTGCTCCAGCTCGGCAGCCAGGGCTTCTTCTTCCGGCAAGCCGTATGGGCTGAGCATCTCTTCTTTTGAAAAAAGATAGTCTGCAAACGGCACCCATTTGCGCCGCTGCCGTTTTCGCCATTCGTCCAAGTAGGCATTCCGGGCCACCTTGAACAGCCAGGCCCGCACATCCTCCTGCTGGTAAAAGGAGAGTGAAACAGTTGCACGCACGAAAGTTTCCTGGACAAGTTCTTCGGCCAGATGGTCTGAGCCGGAAAGCTTGAGCAGGTAGTAGTAAAGTGGTTTTGCATAGTGTGAGTATAGGTCATCGAGTTTTTCTTTTCTGCGGGCGTCCAACTGTTTTTTCCCTCCTTTCTTTGAATGGCTATAATGATAACGCAGGGGGTTGCTATTTGTTACAGGTTTTTTAGGAAAAATAAAAAACAGCCTTGGAATGGCTGCTAAATACATAGATTTATATTTATTTATGGAGCTGTTGATTTCCGTTCCAGGCACTTTACTTTCCGCGGGGCGGAGTTGAGCCTCCCCGCGCTGCGCGCTGTGGGGTTCAACTTTTCCGCTATTTCCCGCAGGACGTTGAATCCGCTCCTTCGAAACTTCATCGCACGAAGAAAATGCGCAGCATTTTATGAGGAGTCTTCGTGCCTTCCACTGCAATCAACAGGGTTTTAAAAATTTTATGGCAAGTTTCCGGTATCAGGCTGGTCTTTTCCACTTATAGACTTGCTTGAATGGCTGCTGATACATAGGATTTCTACTTGTTAATGAGGCTGTTGATTTCCGCTGCAGGCACTTCGCTTTCCGCGGGGCGGCGCTGAGCCTCCTCACGCTTGCGCGCTGCGGGGTCTCAGCTCTGCCGCTATCTCCCACAGGAGTCTTCGTGCCTTCCGCTCCAATCAACAGGGTTTTAAAAATTTTTTGCAGGTTTGCGGTACCAGGCAGTCTCTCTACAAATCAAAAAGGAGTACGTGTAATTTTACCCGTACTCCTTTCTCTAAAAAAGATATCTTTCATCTTAACACGATTCATTCTCCGGCAGCCTCTCATACACGGCGCGCCTTCCGCCGATGAGTTTTGGTCTTGTGGAGGCGAGGGTGACGTGGGCGCTGCCGATGCTTTTTTGTTTGGTTCTGATTGGAACTGCTACATGCTTCAGGTGCATGCCGATGAGGGTGTCGCCGATGTCGATGCCGGCGTCGGCCTTGATGAATTCGACGACGGCCGGGTCCTTGAATTGCCTGTATGCATATGAGGCCATGGCACCTCCGGCCTGGCGCACCGGTACGACTGATACTTCTTCAAGATTCTTCTGATCCGCAGTCTGCCTTTCCACAACGAGCGCCCTGTTCAGATGCTCGCAGCACTGGAAGGCGAGTCTGGCCCCTGTCCGTTCGGCAAAATTCTTTAGCTCTTCAAAGAGGATGGCCGCGGCTTCATCTGTGCCGGATGTGCCGATCCTTTTGCCGATTACTTCACTTGTGCTGCAGCCGACCACAAGCACGCTGTTTTCGTTAAGCGCCACCTGTCCGCCGAACTCATCCAGGATTTCTCTCAATTCAGTCTGAATCTCTTCGAACATGGTATCACCCTTCCAGTTGCTTATAGATCTTCGTAGGTTTTGATTTTTCCGATCCGGTTCGCATGGCGTCCGCCTTCAAACTCGGTTTCTAGCCAGGTTTTCGCTATTTCCCGGGCAAGTCCCGGTCCGATCACACGCTCGCCCATGGCAAGGATATTGCTGTCATTATGCTGGCGGGTCGCTTTGGCACTGAATACATCATGGACCAGTGCACAGCGGATGCCCTTCACCTTGTTGGCGGAAATGCTCATTCCAATCCCTGTCCCGCAGATCAGGATTCCTTTATCAAATTCGCCTGATGCCACCTTCTCCGCTACAGGAAGCGCATAGTCCGGATAATCAAAGGAGACGCCGCACTCGCAGCCGAAATCTTCATATTCAATGCCCATTTCTTCCATCAAATGTTTCATTTCTTCGCGGATATTCACTCCGCCATGATCTGAAGCAATTGCAACCTTCATTACAAGAACCTCCTAAATAAACACGATTTCTTCCTTTATTTTGACACAAGTAAGCTGAAATAGAAAGCTGGCCGGACTGTTTCTGCTGCTAAAAAAAATTACAGAAAGGTAACGCCTATTCACTGAAACTGTAAACAATGCTTAACGATTTTTTTCCCGCTGCCATTTACAATTACCAATGAAGACAAACCAAAGAAAGAAGGAATTCAAATGAAAAAGAATCTATTCAAAGGCCTTGCTGCCGCTTCTGTGCTGATGGCAGGATTGTCCTTCCATTCAGCAGGTGCATCAGCAGACGTTTTCACCGATACTTTCGGGAAGCTCCAGCCAAAACTGAATGTTGAACAAAAACTAAATGTCGTCATTGAATATGCAGATGCGCTTACCCATGCAAAAATCAAATACAAATACGGCGGCACATCAGAAAAAGGATTTGATGCCTCCGGTTTTGTTCAGCATGTGTACGGCAAAGCAGGCGTTAAGCTTCCGAGGACTTCTGCCGCAATGCAGCAAACAGGGAAAACCATTCAGAAGAAAGACCTGAAGCCGGGTGACCTTGTCTTTTTTAACACAGCCGGCGGCAGCAGCAAAAAGGCTTCCTTCGTGGGCATCTATGCCGGTCACAATCAATTCTTCGCTGTTACCGTCAAAAAAGGCGTCACCGTTGTAAAGCTGACAGACTCTTATTGGGCGAAGAAATATCTGGGTGCCAAACGGGTTATGTAACCCGGCGGCCTTTCCATCAGGAAGGGCCTATTTCTGTTCCGGCAGTTCATTGACAATCTCTATAAAATGCTGCAGGATCCGGGCGGTCAAACCCCAAATGACCTTATCCTCAAAATAGTAAAAGCATTCTTCCATTGACCTTGTCTGCCAATTATAGTTTTCGCCGCCGGCAATCCGGTCGAAAGGAAAACCGTTTTCCGGTTCCAGCCTGAAATTCATTTTATAAATTTCAGGCTTTGCCTTCAGCAGATAGGAAAGCGGTACGGTGAATACTTCCCCCACCTCTTTCGGGTTCACCTGGAAAGGCCGGGAAGGCTTCAGCATTCCTGCAAAAGGGTAGATGATCATGCCAAACGGGGATACCATATAGTCAAGGGGAACTGTCCCTCTAATTTCATCCATGGGGATTCCCAGCTCTTCGGTTGTTTCCCTGATTGCTGTATGCTTCACGTCCGGATCCGATCTGTCGACCCTGCCCCCCGGAAAACAAATCTCCCCCGGCTGCCTGCGCATTTCCATGGACCGGACCTCAAAAAGGACATGGACACCGTCTTCTTTTTCAATCAGCGGTACGAGAACTGAATAGTTTATAAATTTATTGCTTCCCAGGATGGCCGGTGTCCTGCTGCCCAATCCTGCGATAATCTCCTCTATATTCATTCACCCATCCACCTCCATTTATATTTATATCTATTCCCCTATTTATCCATCAGCAAAATCGCCTGCTGTGAAATAAAGAAGAATCCCCGCTTGTGCCGCAGAGATTCTTTCTTGTTGTTTAAACCCTGAACTTGGTGATCGTTTCCTTCAGCTTTTCCGCCTCATCCTTCAATTCAAAAGCAAGCTTCTCCACATTGGAAATGACCATTGATTGATTTTCAGTTGCAGAGGCGACCTCCTGGGCTCCGGCGGATGTTTCCTCCGCGATGGCTGCCACTTCCTGCGACTGGGTGGCAGAATGGCGGATGCCTTCCATCTGCTGCTCCACCAGGCTCGAAATCGTTGTGACAGACGAAGCCATCTGGTTGACGGTATTCGTCATTTCACCGATGACCTGATTGGTTTTGACTCCTTTTTTCCCCTCGGCAGATGCCGTTTCGACCTGGTCCGTAATTTGCCTAACAACATTTTGGACTTCATTCTGGATGTTTTTAATCAATTCGGAAATGCCCTGGACCGCTTTGGCGCTTTCATCAGCCAGCTTCCGGACTTCCTCTGCCACGACGGCAAAGCCTTTGCCGTGCTCACCTGCACGCGCAGCCTCAATCGAAGCATTCAGCGCCAGCAGGTTGGTCTGAGCTGCAATATCTCCCACCAGCTGGATGATCTGCTCTACCTTCGCAGCATTATCTTCGAGGCGCTTGACGGTCTGCAATGATTCCTGATTATCTTCCGCCAGCTTGGTAATTCCAGTTACAAGAGAGTGGATGACTTTCTTCGACTCATTCAGATCATCGACTAGCTCACCGGAAACCTGCTGGGACGTTTTCGCCTGCTGCTGTACTTCTTCAGCAATCCTTGTTGCATCCTCGACCGACTCGGCAGTCGCCTGAATCGACACAGCTGAGCTGTCGGCACCCAGGGAAATCTCGCCGATTGTCCTGGAGATGCTTGCAGCCTGCTCGGCAGCAGCTGATGCTTCCTGTGAAATGCTGATTACTTTATCATTGGTATGCTGAAAATTTTCATCGATTTTCGCGACCATTTCCCGGAGATTTGAAAGCATATGGTTGAACGCCGCTCCGAGGGAACGGATTTCATCATCTGATTTGGAAAGCTCCGCGTCTTCCCTGATATCGCCTTCTGCCGCTTTCAGAGCTGTCTTCTCCAGCTTTTGCAGCGGTTTCGTGATAAAGCCGGCCGCAACGAATGTCAATACACCGGACCACATGGCCCCAAGAGAAAGCGTGATAATGTTAAAAGCCGCTTCCCCGAACGGCAGATACTCCTTCACAATTGGATAAAGACCATAAATGAACACCGCACTCGTGGTGTAGGTAATGAATGCCAGTATGGTCGTTAACAGCACAAGCTTTTTTCTCAACCCGAACTTATAGCGCTTCTTCTCCATGATTGCCCCCTGGTCGTTACTTCTCTAATTTGTTAATAATCTGTTCAATATGCTTTTTCAGTTCATTAAAGGTTTCTCTGTATATTTCAAGGCTTCCGCCGAATGGATCAAGGATCTCACCGCCGTGTTCCCCTGCAAACTCTGTCAGTGTAAAGGTTTTGCCCTCTGCTCCCTCAAACATGCTGACCACATTCCATTTATGCCCGGACGTCATCGTCAAAATGACATCTGCCCACTCAACCAGCTCTGCCGTCAGTGCGCTCGAGGTATGTACATGGGCAATCCCCTGCTCCTCAAGAACCTGCTTCGCATGTGCGGAGGCCTGTCCCCCATTGGCAGCAAACACACCAGCAGACTTCACCTCAATCCCCGGAAGCTCCCTGCTCTTCAAAATAGCCTCTGCCATCGGGCTCCGGCAAGTGTTACCAGTACAAACAAACAATACGCGTCTCATCGATGCAGCCCCCTTTCCCTCCATTATAAGCCAATTGTCACAGTTTCAATAGACAAGCATGGAAAAATTTATAGAAAGTTCACAACCGAAATGCGGAGGGGGCTTGCTCAGCCCTGACAAGCATAAGACGCTTTAGGATAAAAGGCGTTCTTTGCCTTCAATCCTAAAGTGGCTTATGACTCGAAGGGCTAGCACCCGGAGCTGGACAACACGAAGTGCGGAAGGGGCTTGCTCAGATTAAGGATCGCGGACTAAAAACGCCACGTCCTGTGGCAACGTCCGCATGACCCGCATCCTGCGGGCCCAGCATAAGGCGCTTAGGAATAAAAGGCGTTCTTTGCCTTTAATTCCTAAGTGACTTATGACTCGAGGCTCTAGCCCCTGGAGCCGGACAAACCGAAATGCGGAGACGGCTTGCCCAGGGCCGACAAGCCTAAGACGCGCTAGAATAAAAGGCGTTCTTTGCCTTTAATTCTAGCGTGGCTTATGACTCGAGGCCCTAGCCGTCGCAGCTGGACAATACGAAATGCGGAGGGGGCTTGC is a window from the Bacillus infantis NRRL B-14911 genome containing:
- a CDS encoding TIGR01440 family protein is translated as MFEEIQTELREILDEFGGQVALNENSVLVVGCSTSEVIGKRIGTSGTDEAAAILFEELKNFAERTGARLAFQCCEHLNRALVVERQTADQKNLEEVSVVPVRQAGGAMASYAYRQFKDPAVVEFIKADAGIDIGDTLIGMHLKHVAVPIRTKQKSIGSAHVTLASTRPKLIGGRRAVYERLPENESC
- a CDS encoding sigma-70 family RNA polymerase sigma factor produces the protein MDARRKEKLDDLYSHYAKPLYYYLLKLSGSDHLAEELVQETFVRATVSLSFYQQEDVRAWLFKVARNAYLDEWRKRQRRKWVPFADYLFSKEEMLSPYGLPEEEALAAELEQDAADMLRLLPEKYRTVLYLREYEHFSYKEIQEALDLTESQVKVDLHRARKKLAVIAEKKGWKKDGRLEP
- a CDS encoding serine hydroxymethyltransferase, encoding MKHLAQQDEQVFQSIQDELKRQRTKIELIASENFVSEAVMEAQGSVLTNKYAEGYPGRRYYGGCEHVDVTENLARDRAKQIFGAEHANVQPHSGAQANMAVYFTILETGDTVLGMNLSHGGHLTHGSPVNFSGIQYNFVEYGVDKETHRINYDDVLEKAREHKPKLIVAGASAYPREIDFKRFREIADEVGAYLMVDMAHIAGLVAAGLHQNPVPYADFVTTTTHKTLRGPRGGMILCREEFAKKIDKSIFPGIQGGPLMHVIAAKAVAFGEALQDSFKDYAQSIINNAKSLGEGLKEEGIDLVSGGTDNHLLLIDLRSLGLTGKVAEKVLDEIGITVNKNTIPFDPESPFVTSGIRIGTAAVTSRGFGEKEMKEIASLIAFTLKNHEDEAKLAEASSRVEELTGRFILYKEL
- a CDS encoding C40 family peptidase; translated protein: MKKNLFKGLAAASVLMAGLSFHSAGASADVFTDTFGKLQPKLNVEQKLNVVIEYADALTHAKIKYKYGGTSEKGFDASGFVQHVYGKAGVKLPRTSAAMQQTGKTIQKKDLKPGDLVFFNTAGGSSKKASFVGIYAGHNQFFAVTVKKGVTVVKLTDSYWAKKYLGAKRVM
- the upp gene encoding uracil phosphoribosyltransferase translates to MAKVYVFDHPLIQHKLTYIREKNTGTKEFRELVDEVATLMAFEITRDMPLEEIEIETPVSVTKSNVLSGKKLGIVPILRAGIGMVDGILKLIPAAKVGHIGLYRDPETLQPVEYYAKLPSDVEERDFIVVDPMLATGGSAIEAMHSLKKRGAKNIKFMCLVAAPEGVEAVKEAHPDVDIYIAALDEKLNEKGYVVPGLGDAGDRLFGTK
- the rpiB gene encoding ribose 5-phosphate isomerase B, translated to MKVAIASDHGGVNIREEMKHLMEEMGIEYEDFGCECGVSFDYPDYALPVAEKVASGEFDKGILICGTGIGMSISANKVKGIRCALVHDVFSAKATRQHNDSNILAMGERVIGPGLAREIAKTWLETEFEGGRHANRIGKIKTYEDL
- a CDS encoding anti-sigma factor, giving the protein MADWSPDKEKKILTKYRFALTFRVVKVLIAALFIFWIYMLAVTISYDSLHLDRKHIFYTQLAMDWTQPNIHKDFGGFAQSEITPFFTQKISYPVTRRVGKEEQPAGEMQIRKGLLNSYSARTLSYYQPDQEGGFRFYFPEDPKTGGKLDAEDDNGIWEALDKVHEGTVAEAAFSTDRFMEPEELFALLEPYDLDVLWMPLYTGELKTFKGNKGSGGNSISPIPAFGLTGGREISNDRMSESEYEFTQEMLGRNKELMLGQMEKLLKEERKSYYERFLGLGYLEERHAYLKENGFQVYGAVVTGPVKELLKLREVKELRGAQLGEMDYWNWTE
- a CDS encoding nuclease-related domain-containing protein, whose product is MIAKKRVVPLKIRQLEALLRRLPPNHPKIPLIEQDLIKRRAGYRGEKNVDYHLSFLPDEYLIFHGLRLVHQHPFQIDTLILAPSFITAAEIKNISGTLFFEKHSQQVIRQSSKGEDGFSNPLLQVQRHKVQLQGWMEKMKLPELPIELLVIISSNSTIIKTNPGNEHIYKTLIHAEQLPGKLEKLELSSPSLILSSKELNKVKRLLLKNHDPLFTSILESYKISPEEIIRGIQCPGCEQYSMSRMYGGWICQACSGESKNAHIRAILDYFLLLENSITSQQCRNFLYTIPKRIFINFCLHSTSNPPAPPKTAYTIPPRKKTGRTSKTS
- the wecB gene encoding non-hydrolyzing UDP-N-acetylglucosamine 2-epimerase — its product is MNRPIKVMTIFGTRPEAIKMAPLVLELQKHPEHFESIVTVTAQHRQMLDQVLGIFSITPDYDLNIMKDRQTLVDVTTRGLEGLDKVMKEAKPDIVLVHGDTTTTFIASLAAFYNQITVGHVEAGLRTWNKYSPFPEEMNRQLTGVMADIHFSPTAMSAENLLRENKKNESIFVTGNTAIDALKTTVKDAYSHEVLEKLGHDRLVLLTAHRRENLGQPMRNMFKAIKRIVEEQQDIQVVYPVHLNPAVREVADEILGNDPRIHLIEPLDVIDFHNFASRAELILTDSGGVQEEAPSLGVPVLVLRDTTERPEGIDAGTLKLAGVEEQPIYEMATELLTNRAAYEKMAKATNPYGDGNASARIGEAIRYYFKQTEERPEDYNPN
- a CDS encoding NUDIX hydrolase — translated: MNIEEIIAGLGSRTPAILGSNKFINYSVLVPLIEKEDGVHVLFEVRSMEMRRQPGEICFPGGRVDRSDPDVKHTAIRETTEELGIPMDEIRGTVPLDYMVSPFGMIIYPFAGMLKPSRPFQVNPKEVGEVFTVPLSYLLKAKPEIYKMNFRLEPENGFPFDRIAGGENYNWQTRSMEECFYYFEDKVIWGLTARILQHFIEIVNELPEQK